A region of Sulfurovum sp. DNA encodes the following proteins:
- a CDS encoding peptidyl-prolyl cis-trans isomerase, whose protein sequence is MKEILSIFTILTTISLYAETIDAIALIVEGEPVTTSEIHAIQTRGHITKQQAIDLLIQDRLQRVAMKDISIPEADIDREISRIVKQNEISIQKMQQLLKQQGMAWSQYRKSIRNALKQKRFFREIAASSIPTPTENELRLFYRNHKEEFAIPSLISVTEYIAATEKEIKIFLKTKNSKGISSKQVIKKTKEINNAILGILLQTSNGDYTNPINAGDKWVVYQVHTKSGITQMPFDAARGAVAARWQQQQQEQVLKDYFKKMKTEANIQYLRT, encoded by the coding sequence ATGAAAGAAATATTATCTATTTTTACAATCTTGACAACCATTTCACTCTATGCAGAAACAATTGATGCGATTGCACTTATTGTAGAAGGTGAGCCTGTTACAACATCTGAAATACATGCCATTCAGACACGTGGTCACATAACAAAACAACAGGCAATTGATTTGCTCATTCAAGACAGGCTACAACGAGTGGCAATGAAGGATATCTCTATTCCGGAAGCAGATATTGATAGGGAAATCTCACGTATTGTCAAACAAAACGAGATAAGCATCCAAAAGATGCAACAGCTACTCAAGCAACAGGGTATGGCATGGAGCCAATACAGAAAGAGTATTCGTAATGCACTCAAACAAAAAAGGTTCTTTCGTGAAATTGCAGCAAGTAGTATTCCCACACCAACAGAGAATGAACTCAGACTCTTCTATAGAAACCATAAAGAAGAGTTTGCTATCCCCTCTCTCATCAGTGTCACAGAATATATTGCGGCTACAGAAAAGGAAATCAAAATATTTCTTAAAACCAAAAATAGTAAAGGAATTAGCAGTAAACAGGTGATAAAAAAGACTAAAGAAATAAACAATGCTATACTTGGTATATTGCTTCAAACTTCTAACGGTGACTACACTAACCCTATTAATGCTGGTGACAAATGGGTTGTTTATCAAGTACACACCAAAAGTGGAATAACACAAATGCCATTTGATGCTGCACGTGGTGCTGTAGCAGCACGTTGGCAACAACAGCAACAAGAACAAGTACTTAAAGACTACTTTAAAAAAATGAAAACTGAAGCCAATATTCAATATCTTAGAACATAA
- a CDS encoding biotin synthase — protein sequence MKQVFLCAINNILSGTCLEDCKFCTQSIRYHADIKRYSFKPIEQIVSEAKQAKEYGALGYCLVTAGKGLDDKKVDFVARAAEAIKAEVEGLNLIACNGTANKEQLSYLKKHGIDSYNHNLETSEHYYPNICQTHGWHERYQTCENIKSVGLKLCSGGIFGMGETAQDRDDLLEAIASLQPESSPLNFYHPNPALPIKTRNINQGEALHIIRKARVLLGKDHILMIAGGRELLFEGDEAKIFEAGANAIVIGNYLTTPGQVPSKDREMLESLGLEIGTNCDTH from the coding sequence ATGAAACAGGTATTTCTCTGTGCCATTAATAACATTCTCAGTGGTACCTGCTTGGAAGATTGTAAGTTTTGTACACAAAGTATCCGCTATCATGCTGATATTAAGCGGTACAGCTTTAAGCCAATTGAACAGATTGTTAGTGAAGCAAAACAAGCCAAAGAATATGGTGCATTGGGATACTGTCTTGTTACTGCAGGAAAAGGACTTGATGATAAAAAGGTTGATTTTGTTGCACGTGCTGCAGAGGCAATCAAAGCAGAAGTAGAGGGGCTTAATCTTATTGCGTGTAATGGTACTGCAAATAAAGAACAATTATCTTACTTAAAAAAGCATGGCATCGACAGCTATAATCACAATCTTGAAACATCAGAGCACTACTATCCCAATATTTGCCAAACACATGGATGGCACGAACGTTATCAAACCTGCGAGAATATCAAGTCAGTTGGGCTCAAACTTTGTAGTGGAGGTATTTTTGGTATGGGAGAAACAGCCCAAGACAGAGACGACCTACTTGAAGCTATTGCTTCACTCCAACCCGAATCTAGTCCACTTAACTTTTATCATCCAAACCCTGCCTTGCCTATCAAAACACGTAATATCAATCAAGGTGAAGCACTACATATCATACGGAAAGCAAGAGTACTTTTGGGTAAGGATCATATTTTAATGATTGCTGGTGGACGAGAACTTCTTTTTGAGGGTGATGAAGCAAAAATCTTTGAGGCAGGCGCTAATGCTATTGTCATTGGAAACTATCTGACCACTCCAGGACAAGTACCTAGTAAAGATAGAGAAATGCTAGAATCTCTTGGACTTGAGATAGGCACTAATTGTGATACACACTAA
- a CDS encoding bifunctional cytidylyltransferase/SDR family oxidoreductase — protein MKNIAVILAGGIGSRLGYSKPKQFIKVAGKMIIEHTVEIFQKYNEIDEIAIVCHKDYIDTVESIVISNHFNKVKKILNGGSERHESSLAAIDAYDEECNLIFHDAVRPLVSNMIIGDTVKALSQYNAIDVVVPATDTIIQTDGELITDIPNRDVLRRGQTPQGFKRSIIKKAYDIALKDDHFKATDDCGIVKTYLPNEPIFLVRGEESNMKLTYEEDLFLLDKFFQLKSMEIVDNDKQALHLLDGKTIVVFGGSYGIGREIVKIAKQYNAKVYSFSRSETKTDISDIENVNKALQIVVEECGNIDYIINTAGVLDKEPLLNMNYETIEKAVSINYMGNIIIAKESFDYLKKSKGKLLFFTSSSYTRGRAMYSTYSSLKAATVNFVQAIASEWGNFGIQINCINPERTLTPMRIKSFGKEDPKTLLSAKEVAISSLKTLLMDISGQVIDVKKGAE, from the coding sequence ATGAAAAATATTGCTGTCATTTTAGCAGGTGGTATTGGGTCACGTCTTGGCTACAGTAAGCCTAAACAGTTTATAAAAGTAGCTGGAAAAATGATTATAGAGCATACTGTTGAAATATTTCAGAAATATAATGAAATAGATGAAATTGCTATTGTTTGCCATAAAGATTATATCGATACTGTAGAAAGCATAGTAATCTCAAATCATTTTAATAAAGTAAAAAAAATACTCAATGGGGGATCTGAGCGCCATGAGTCCTCTCTTGCAGCAATTGATGCATACGACGAAGAGTGTAATTTAATTTTTCATGATGCAGTTAGACCACTGGTTAGCAATATGATAATTGGTGATACAGTAAAGGCATTATCTCAGTACAATGCAATAGATGTTGTGGTGCCAGCAACTGATACGATTATTCAAACAGATGGAGAGTTAATTACAGACATTCCAAACAGAGATGTACTAAGAAGAGGACAAACGCCTCAAGGTTTCAAAAGAAGCATTATTAAAAAAGCATATGATATTGCCTTAAAAGATGATCATTTTAAAGCAACAGATGATTGTGGAATTGTTAAGACATATCTACCAAATGAGCCTATATTTTTAGTGAGAGGCGAAGAGTCGAATATGAAACTCACATATGAAGAGGATCTCTTTTTACTCGATAAATTTTTTCAGCTTAAAAGCATGGAGATTGTTGATAATGACAAACAGGCACTTCACCTGCTTGACGGTAAAACTATAGTGGTATTTGGAGGAAGTTATGGTATTGGTAGAGAAATAGTCAAAATAGCCAAACAGTATAATGCAAAAGTATATAGTTTTAGTCGTAGTGAGACAAAAACGGATATATCAGATATAGAAAATGTAAACAAAGCACTACAAATTGTTGTAGAGGAGTGTGGAAATATTGATTATATTATCAATACCGCAGGCGTATTGGACAAAGAACCACTTCTTAATATGAATTATGAAACGATAGAAAAGGCCGTTTCTATTAATTATATGGGTAATATTATTATTGCCAAAGAGTCTTTTGACTATCTTAAAAAGAGTAAAGGAAAACTACTCTTTTTTACTTCAAGCTCCTATACAAGAGGTAGAGCCATGTATAGCACATACTCATCACTGAAGGCGGCAACGGTTAATTTTGTACAAGCTATAGCAAGTGAGTGGGGCAATTTTGGAATACAAATAAACTGTATCAATCCAGAACGCACCTTGACACCCATGAGGATTAAAAGTTTTGGCAAAGAAGACCCTAAAACGCTTTTGAGTGCCAAAGAGGTAGCCATATCATCTCTTAAGACACTTTTGATGGATATTTCAGGGCAAGTTATTGATGTCAAGAAGGGTGCTGAGTGA
- the eno gene encoding phosphopyruvate hydratase produces the protein MIFIDDIVATEVMDSRGNPTVRATVSLSDGTVTSAIVPSGASTGKREALELRDGGNRYMGKGVLQACENVNGPINDALVGLSPFNQAEIDLIMKEADGTHNYGNLGANAVLGVSMAVARAAAQSLKMPLYRYLGGANAVVMPVPMLNIINGGEHANNSVDFQEYMIVPVGFDQFSEGLRAATEVYHNLKKIIDSMNESTAVGDEGGFAPNLKSNEEPIQIIMKAIKEAGYNPREQIAIALDVAASELVNDEGKYVLKSENRELTSEEMVSYYTEMVEKYPIISIEDGLSEDDWSGWKVLTEKLGDKIQLVGDDLFVTNVSILEEGIKKGVGNSILIKPNQIGTVSETMQTVRLAQRSGYTCVMSHRSGESEDTFIADFAVALNTGEIKTGSTARSDRISKYNRLLEIEAELGQFEYLGTSIFNR, from the coding sequence ATGATCTTTATTGATGATATAGTGGCAACAGAGGTGATGGATAGTCGAGGAAATCCAACAGTTCGTGCAACAGTTAGTCTCAGCGATGGAACCGTAACAAGTGCAATTGTTCCAAGTGGAGCAAGTACAGGAAAGCGTGAAGCGTTAGAGCTACGTGATGGCGGTAACCGTTATATGGGTAAAGGGGTACTTCAGGCATGTGAAAATGTTAATGGACCAATTAATGATGCACTAGTAGGTCTCAGCCCTTTTAATCAAGCAGAGATTGATTTGATAATGAAAGAGGCTGATGGTACACACAACTATGGAAACCTTGGTGCCAATGCAGTATTAGGGGTCTCCATGGCAGTAGCACGTGCAGCGGCACAATCATTGAAAATGCCTCTCTATCGTTATCTTGGTGGAGCTAATGCAGTTGTGATGCCCGTACCGATGCTTAATATTATCAATGGTGGTGAGCATGCAAATAATTCGGTTGATTTTCAGGAGTATATGATAGTACCAGTTGGATTTGATCAATTTTCTGAAGGACTTCGTGCTGCAACTGAGGTATATCATAACCTCAAAAAGATTATTGACAGCATGAATGAGAGTACGGCCGTGGGTGATGAGGGTGGTTTTGCTCCAAACTTAAAGAGTAATGAAGAACCTATTCAGATCATTATGAAGGCAATTAAAGAAGCTGGATATAATCCAAGAGAGCAGATTGCCATAGCACTCGATGTTGCTGCCTCTGAACTTGTGAATGATGAGGGAAAATATGTTCTAAAATCTGAGAATAGAGAATTAACAAGTGAGGAAATGGTCTCTTACTATACTGAAATGGTTGAGAAATATCCCATTATTTCCATCGAAGATGGTTTAAGTGAAGATGACTGGAGTGGCTGGAAAGTGCTGACAGAAAAACTAGGTGATAAGATTCAACTTGTTGGAGATGATCTATTTGTGACTAACGTCTCTATTCTTGAAGAGGGCATCAAGAAAGGTGTTGGGAACTCTATTTTGATTAAACCTAATCAGATTGGTACGGTTAGCGAAACAATGCAGACAGTACGTCTTGCTCAGCGCTCAGGCTATACCTGTGTAATGAGTCACCGTTCTGGGGAGAGTGAAGATACTTTTATTGCAGATTTTGCTGTAGCACTTAATACAGGCGAGATCAAAACAGGATCCACAGCAAGAAGTGACAGGATTTCCAAATATAATAGACTACTCGAGATAGAGGCTGAGCTTGGCCAGTTCGAGTATCTTGGTACTTCTATTTTTAATCGATAG
- the dcd gene encoding dCTP deaminase, with translation MGLKSDKWIREKSLNETMISPFEEGLIGEGVVSYGLSSYGYDIRVSDEFKIFTNINAEVVDPKDFNENNVVDFKGDVCIVPPNSFALARTIEYFKMPKDTLAICLGKSTYARCGIIVNVTPFEPGFEGHITIEISNTTPLPAKIYAKEGIAQVLFLQGDEQCETTYANRNGKYQSQTGITLPRILKKS, from the coding sequence ATGGGATTAAAATCAGATAAATGGATACGTGAAAAATCACTCAATGAAACAATGATATCTCCTTTTGAAGAAGGACTCATTGGAGAGGGAGTTGTTAGCTACGGACTAAGCTCTTATGGGTATGATATTAGGGTATCAGATGAGTTTAAAATCTTTACAAATATCAATGCTGAAGTAGTTGATCCAAAAGATTTTAATGAAAACAATGTTGTTGACTTCAAGGGTGATGTTTGTATTGTTCCGCCTAATTCTTTTGCACTTGCACGTACTATTGAGTACTTCAAGATGCCCAAAGATACACTAGCAATCTGCTTAGGAAAAAGTACCTACGCGCGCTGTGGTATCATTGTCAATGTCACCCCTTTTGAACCAGGATTTGAAGGGCATATCACTATTGAGATAAGCAACACTACTCCATTACCAGCAAAAATCTATGCCAAAGAAGGGATTGCACAGGTACTTTTTTTGCAAGGTGATGAGCAGTGTGAAACAACTTATGCTAACCGTAATGGTAAATACCAAAGCCAAACAGGTATCACTCTACCGAGAATTTTGAAAAAGTCTTAA
- a CDS encoding cytochrome C, with translation MMQKIFKVAKKAGAEGNDCVVCHGGNPNASNKDMAHKGTLPYFQSHKGPKAFYPYPGSPWINQHTCGMCHEKQVAAQENNLMATEQGKIHGALWGFGAKDGYKHTFTNFGGKSPSLHERLGSETYKKYMEKLAKLEPQGFLAKTKELPPAPTAEEVEQDPSLSVYTYLRQECLRCHTGGKGRYRRGDYRGIGCAACHVPYSNEGYYEGEDSSIPKGKSGHMLVHSIQSSSKVHVRVHDINYSGIPVETCTTCHNRGKRIGVSYQGLMETEYKATFDQEGNGQPKLHTKRYLHLTEDIHYTKGMLCQDCHTSNDMHGDGFFRGANLGAVEIECQDCHGTTTKYPWELPLGYSDEFNTKPKVGNPRGTTKTLAAYLKQGNIPKDTGDGFLLSARGNPLTKAVKKGNKVVMHLASGKTIELKPLKLLKAEKKISKEGLIAMDQISAHTDRMECYTCHATWAPQCYGCHVKIDYSGGKKNPDFLAASKHHVNGKTGDVDSLKSYLVDGKVTETRSYLRWENPALSQNGEGRISPTIPGCQVTLTVIGKEGKALLQNHIWKLKGVEKGKGVKTPKEGVNSITMSPVHPHTVSKRSRTCESCHNDPKAMGYGIGEGKYFTDQTKTTIVDLMTASKKLLPKKVDEQIPAIPNLNHDYSSMLDENGTQLQTVGNHWKLSQALGSETRSKLDRRGACLACHKEMPSEDLAVSLLVHAAKYANVKINNEMHHTLLHKSLLMTAWVQILLGVLIIFGLLLWWKR, from the coding sequence ATGATGCAAAAGATTTTTAAGGTTGCCAAAAAAGCAGGTGCTGAGGGAAATGACTGTGTGGTTTGTCATGGAGGAAACCCAAATGCATCCAATAAAGATATGGCACATAAGGGTACCTTGCCTTATTTTCAAAGCCATAAGGGACCTAAAGCGTTCTACCCGTACCCAGGAAGCCCATGGATCAATCAGCATACTTGTGGCATGTGTCATGAAAAACAAGTGGCAGCACAAGAGAATAATTTAATGGCAACAGAACAAGGGAAGATACACGGAGCACTATGGGGTTTTGGTGCCAAGGATGGTTACAAGCATACTTTTACTAACTTTGGTGGAAAATCTCCATCGTTACATGAGAGACTTGGAAGTGAAACTTACAAAAAGTATATGGAAAAACTTGCTAAGCTTGAACCACAAGGTTTTTTAGCTAAAACCAAAGAACTTCCACCTGCACCAACAGCCGAGGAAGTAGAGCAAGACCCTTCGCTTTCAGTTTATACTTATCTTCGACAGGAGTGTCTGCGTTGCCATACTGGCGGAAAGGGGCGCTACAGAAGAGGAGATTATCGTGGCATAGGATGTGCTGCTTGCCATGTACCTTATTCTAATGAGGGATACTACGAAGGGGAAGACTCGAGTATTCCTAAGGGAAAATCTGGTCATATGCTAGTGCATAGCATCCAGTCATCAAGCAAAGTACATGTGCGAGTACATGATATCAATTATAGTGGGATTCCTGTAGAGACTTGTACAACCTGTCACAATCGAGGAAAGCGTATTGGGGTAAGCTATCAGGGGCTTATGGAGACAGAATATAAAGCAACTTTTGATCAAGAAGGGAATGGGCAGCCAAAACTTCACACAAAACGTTACCTACATCTAACTGAAGATATTCACTACACTAAGGGGATGCTTTGCCAAGACTGCCATACCTCCAATGATATGCATGGTGATGGTTTCTTTAGGGGCGCAAATCTTGGTGCAGTCGAGATTGAGTGTCAAGACTGTCATGGAACGACTACAAAGTATCCATGGGAGCTACCCCTTGGCTATTCAGATGAATTTAATACCAAACCTAAAGTGGGTAACCCTAGAGGAACGACCAAAACACTTGCAGCATATCTGAAACAAGGAAATATTCCCAAAGATACAGGAGATGGTTTTCTGCTTTCTGCTAGAGGCAATCCGTTGACCAAAGCAGTTAAAAAAGGTAACAAGGTTGTGATGCATCTGGCTTCTGGTAAGACCATAGAACTTAAACCATTAAAGTTACTCAAAGCAGAGAAGAAAATATCTAAAGAGGGGCTTATTGCTATGGATCAAATATCGGCACATACGGATCGTATGGAGTGCTATACATGCCATGCAACTTGGGCGCCACAATGCTACGGTTGCCATGTGAAGATAGACTACTCTGGCGGCAAGAAAAATCCTGATTTTCTTGCCGCCTCAAAGCATCATGTTAATGGGAAAACAGGTGATGTTGATAGTTTGAAATCATATTTGGTTGATGGAAAAGTAACAGAGACTAGAAGTTACCTTCGCTGGGAAAATCCAGCACTAAGTCAAAATGGTGAAGGGCGTATTTCTCCGACTATACCAGGATGCCAAGTGACACTAACAGTAATAGGGAAAGAGGGAAAGGCATTGCTTCAAAACCATATTTGGAAGCTTAAAGGTGTAGAAAAAGGCAAAGGCGTTAAAACACCTAAAGAGGGTGTTAATTCTATTACGATGAGCCCTGTACATCCGCATACAGTCAGTAAACGTTCTCGTACTTGTGAAAGTTGCCATAATGATCCTAAGGCAATGGGGTATGGTATAGGAGAGGGAAAATATTTTACAGATCAGACTAAAACAACCATTGTTGACCTTATGACTGCTTCTAAAAAACTACTACCCAAAAAGGTAGATGAGCAGATTCCTGCTATACCAAATCTCAATCATGACTACTCTAGCATGCTTGATGAAAATGGAACCCAGTTACAGACAGTTGGAAACCACTGGAAGCTCTCACAGGCACTTGGTAGTGAAACTCGAAGCAAACTTGACCGTCGTGGTGCTTGTCTTGCCTGTCATAAAGAGATGCCAAGCGAAGATTTGGCAGTCTCTTTGCTGGTGCATGCAGCCAAGTATGCCAATGTAAAAATAAACAATGAAATGCACCACACACTGCTCCATAAGTCACTTTTGATGACAGCATGGGTACAGATACTTTTAGGTGTGTTGATCATTTTTGGATTATTGCTTTGGTGGAAGAGATAG
- the topA gene encoding type I DNA topoisomerase yields MKNLIIVESPAKARTITNFLSKEYKVIASKGHIRDLPKSTFGITVDDKTGDLVPKYSIPKDANPTVKELKKLAKEAQTIYIATDEDREGEAIGYHIAKAIGKEPTELPRIVFHEITKSAIKYALEHPRTVNMDSVDAQQTRRLLDRIVGYKLSPLLANKIQKGLSAGRVQSATLKLVIEREREIKVFKPEEFWTIGTLFEKSIEAVIYNYSGLKIEKMTIKTEADAQEIVAVAKEESFTVSSIEKTKRKTKTPPPFMTSTLQQTASTQLGFSPKKTMMVAQKLYEGVKTDKGTMGVITYMRTDSLNLSKEAVSEVRNFIEKTYGDKYLPPKAKNYTTKSKGAQEAHEAIRPTRIDFDGTVAAKYLTADELKLYRLIYNRFLACQMTEATLESQTILFKGNQCTFKASGRKLLFDGFYKVIGYNEKDKLLPDLKKGQPISLNEIKSEQHFTEPPPRYNEASLIKKLESLGIGRPSTYAPTITILQQRNYIEIEKKRIHPTEIAFTVIEMLEKYFSEIVDSSFTATMEETLDKIATGEENWQNILKEFYTPFMQKIEEGKKNIKSLKVATPTGEICPKCNSELLLRKGRYGEFIACSNFPKCKYTKNTDGTESEQPEETDEKCEKCGSAMIIKNSRRGKFLACSAYPKCKNAKSLTPPKELKVPCPKCGGKLQEREGRRGKFYGCGNYPKCKFITNFEPVDQKCPKCDYLMGKKILKNKEVYECFKCKHKEEAK; encoded by the coding sequence ATGAAAAATCTCATTATCGTTGAATCACCAGCAAAAGCTCGTACTATTACCAATTTTTTAAGCAAGGAATATAAAGTTATTGCCTCTAAAGGGCACATCAGGGATCTACCTAAAAGTACCTTTGGTATTACAGTTGACGACAAAACGGGTGATCTTGTTCCTAAATACTCTATTCCTAAAGATGCTAATCCAACCGTCAAAGAGTTAAAAAAACTTGCCAAAGAAGCTCAAACTATCTATATCGCGACCGATGAGGATCGTGAAGGGGAAGCCATTGGTTATCATATTGCCAAGGCAATTGGAAAAGAGCCAACCGAACTACCACGTATTGTTTTTCACGAGATTACCAAAAGTGCCATAAAATATGCGCTGGAGCATCCACGTACAGTCAATATGGACTCTGTCGATGCTCAGCAAACACGAAGACTACTTGATCGTATTGTAGGGTATAAACTCTCTCCATTGCTTGCCAATAAAATACAAAAGGGACTTAGTGCGGGACGGGTACAGAGTGCTACACTCAAACTAGTCATTGAGCGTGAACGTGAGATCAAAGTCTTCAAACCAGAAGAGTTTTGGACTATTGGAACACTATTTGAAAAAAGTATCGAGGCCGTTATCTATAACTATAGTGGATTAAAGATTGAGAAGATGACCATCAAAACAGAAGCTGATGCACAAGAGATTGTTGCAGTGGCCAAAGAAGAATCATTTACTGTCTCTTCTATCGAGAAGACAAAACGGAAAACCAAAACACCTCCACCATTTATGACCTCAACACTCCAGCAGACAGCCTCAACCCAGTTAGGATTCTCTCCAAAAAAAACCATGATGGTAGCACAGAAACTCTATGAAGGAGTCAAAACAGACAAAGGTACTATGGGGGTCATTACCTATATGCGTACCGACTCACTCAATCTTTCCAAAGAAGCAGTAAGTGAGGTACGCAACTTTATTGAAAAAACCTATGGGGATAAATATTTACCTCCAAAAGCAAAGAATTATACCACCAAGTCCAAAGGGGCTCAAGAGGCGCATGAGGCAATACGCCCAACCCGTATTGACTTTGACGGTACTGTTGCAGCAAAGTATCTTACTGCTGATGAACTCAAGCTTTACCGCCTTATCTATAATCGTTTTCTTGCCTGCCAAATGACCGAAGCAACGCTTGAATCACAAACAATTCTCTTCAAGGGTAATCAGTGTACCTTCAAGGCAAGTGGACGAAAACTACTTTTTGATGGTTTTTATAAAGTTATTGGTTATAATGAGAAGGATAAGCTTCTACCCGATCTCAAAAAAGGGCAGCCTATTTCACTCAATGAAATTAAATCTGAACAACACTTTACTGAGCCACCGCCACGCTACAATGAAGCAAGTCTCATTAAGAAGCTTGAATCACTTGGTATTGGTCGTCCAAGCACCTATGCACCAACCATTACTATTTTGCAACAGCGTAACTATATTGAGATAGAAAAAAAACGTATCCATCCTACAGAGATTGCCTTTACAGTTATTGAGATGCTTGAAAAGTACTTCTCTGAAATTGTTGATAGTAGTTTCACAGCAACAATGGAAGAGACGCTTGACAAAATTGCAACTGGTGAAGAGAACTGGCAAAATATTCTCAAAGAATTCTATACCCCTTTTATGCAAAAGATAGAAGAAGGAAAAAAGAATATCAAAAGCCTTAAGGTTGCAACACCTACAGGTGAAATATGCCCCAAATGCAATTCAGAGTTACTATTGCGTAAAGGGCGTTATGGTGAATTCATTGCCTGTTCAAACTTCCCTAAATGTAAATATACTAAAAATACAGATGGTACAGAATCCGAACAACCTGAAGAGACTGATGAGAAGTGTGAAAAATGTGGTTCTGCTATGATCATCAAAAACTCTAGACGGGGAAAATTTCTCGCCTGTTCGGCCTATCCCAAGTGTAAAAATGCTAAGTCACTTACGCCACCCAAAGAGCTTAAAGTCCCTTGTCCAAAATGTGGTGGTAAGCTACAAGAGCGTGAAGGAAGACGGGGAAAATTCTACGGTTGTGGCAACTACCCCAAATGTAAATTTATTACTAATTTTGAACCAGTAGATCAAAAATGTCCAAAATGTGACTATCTAATGGGTAAAAAAATACTCAAAAATAAAGAGGTTTATGAGTGCTTTAAATGTAAACACAAAGAAGAAGCCAAATAG
- a CDS encoding cation:proton antiporter — translation MIHTNITLILTLSLLIWSSPFMSKFLRMPIPAIEIILGSLFAFLGMIEENSYFDLIAEVGFLYLMFLAGMEVDLKQITRSPKDILHKSILFLFLITLFSVGSGLLFNLNTIIIISMPLISIGLLASLSKTYGKEQLWIKLAFITGVLGEILSIAVLTIFDAASTTGLTLELLEKIAYLATFMVSVYLLYKVLHLFFWWFPEFKRTLVPKFNTSDQDIRLAMALFFILIAVMLSLDLELALGSFIAGVAISAFFHHEKELEKKMSSLGFGFLVPLFFIHVGASFDIRSLAFEGVLTGAILITFLMILSRVLAAVALKHIYGSKEALLVGLSLSMPLTLLVAVATIGYETTLLDLLSYYQLILASIFEILIVMVIIKTLQLQEKKSD, via the coding sequence GTGATACACACTAACATTACACTCATTCTTACTCTTTCACTGTTAATCTGGAGTAGCCCCTTTATGTCTAAATTTCTAAGAATGCCCATTCCTGCTATCGAAATTATTTTGGGATCACTATTTGCTTTTTTAGGAATGATTGAAGAAAACTCCTATTTTGACCTAATCGCCGAGGTAGGCTTTCTTTATCTAATGTTTCTTGCCGGGATGGAAGTAGATCTCAAACAGATCACACGTAGCCCCAAAGATATTCTTCATAAAAGTATACTTTTTTTATTTTTAATAACACTTTTCTCTGTTGGATCAGGGCTATTGTTTAATCTTAATACAATCATTATTATCTCTATGCCTCTAATTTCCATTGGTCTGCTTGCCTCTCTCTCAAAAACCTATGGCAAAGAACAATTATGGATTAAACTAGCATTTATTACAGGAGTACTCGGAGAGATACTCTCTATTGCTGTACTAACCATTTTTGATGCTGCCAGCACAACTGGTCTAACCCTTGAACTTCTTGAAAAAATAGCCTATCTCGCAACATTTATGGTTTCAGTCTATCTACTCTACAAAGTATTACACCTATTCTTCTGGTGGTTCCCAGAATTTAAACGTACTCTAGTTCCCAAATTTAATACTTCTGATCAGGATATCCGCCTTGCTATGGCACTCTTTTTTATTTTAATTGCGGTTATGCTCTCGCTTGATTTGGAATTGGCACTAGGGTCGTTTATCGCTGGAGTTGCTATCTCGGCATTTTTTCATCACGAAAAGGAGCTAGAGAAAAAAATGTCAAGCCTTGGATTTGGATTTCTTGTACCACTTTTTTTTATCCATGTAGGTGCATCATTTGATATACGATCTTTAGCTTTTGAAGGGGTTTTAACGGGTGCGATACTTATCACATTTCTTATGATACTTTCAAGAGTGTTGGCGGCTGTTGCACTTAAACATATCTATGGTTCAAAAGAGGCTCTTTTAGTGGGACTTTCACTGTCAATGCCTTTGACCCTCCTTGTTGCAGTTGCGACCATAGGATATGAGACAACATTGCTAGATCTTCTTAGTTACTATCAGCTCATTCTTGCAAGTATTTTTGAGATTCTTATTGTTATGGTGATTATTAAAACTTTACAGTTACAAGAGAAGAAATCAGATTAA